In one Mucilaginibacter ginsenosidivorax genomic region, the following are encoded:
- a CDS encoding FecR family protein: protein MDNEEIKLLLVKYITREADEKEVGQVKEWINAHPENEQYFAQLYETWQNMLYLQPDVINEEKAFAKFSAATIPHVPKYRVLAVWSKVAAAVALFGLLTAVLVSHYSKNVQSTRQVFVNNGGVKKIVLSDGTTVWLNAGSKLKYNTDFNKTNRTVYLEGEAFFDIAPGSKTIPFLVNTKNYTIRDIGTKFNLKAYANDSFFETTVVKGEVAVEGNIDNNTREMNRIYVKPHQVLRIYYPSAEKYAVKQDDKELKNLNEIQVSQVDSAKMDRYDGWKDDLLVFDGNTLDEISKVLERRYNVKIIMDDAELQNIRYSGSFKSISSIDKVLNLIKGNTAINYTIAGNTINITKNNKN from the coding sequence ATGGACAACGAGGAAATAAAACTGTTACTGGTAAAATATATAACCCGCGAAGCCGATGAAAAAGAGGTGGGGCAGGTGAAGGAATGGATTAATGCACACCCCGAGAATGAGCAGTACTTTGCCCAGCTATATGAAACCTGGCAAAACATGTTGTACCTGCAGCCCGATGTTATTAATGAGGAGAAAGCATTCGCCAAATTTTCGGCAGCAACTATTCCGCATGTACCAAAATACCGGGTGCTTGCTGTATGGAGTAAGGTGGCTGCAGCCGTAGCCCTGTTTGGTTTACTGACAGCAGTGCTTGTAAGCCATTATTCAAAAAATGTGCAGAGTACAAGGCAGGTATTTGTTAATAATGGGGGCGTAAAAAAAATAGTTTTAAGCGATGGCACCACCGTTTGGCTAAATGCGGGCAGCAAGCTTAAATATAATACAGACTTTAATAAAACAAACCGGACTGTTTATCTGGAGGGCGAGGCTTTTTTCGACATTGCTCCTGGCAGCAAAACTATCCCGTTTTTGGTTAACACTAAAAATTATACCATCAGGGATATCGGCACAAAATTTAACCTGAAAGCTTATGCTAACGACTCCTTTTTTGAAACCACGGTTGTAAAGGGCGAGGTAGCGGTTGAAGGTAACATAGATAACAACACGCGCGAGATGAACCGCATCTATGTTAAGCCGCACCAGGTGCTCAGGATATATTATCCCAGTGCTGAAAAATACGCGGTAAAGCAAGATGATAAAGAATTGAAAAACCTAAACGAGATACAAGTATCGCAGGTTGATTCGGCAAAAATGGACCGCTACGATGGCTGGAAGGATGATTTGCTGGTATTTGATGGCAATACGCTCGACGAGATATCTAAAGTATTGGAACGCAGGTACAATGTAAAAATTATTATGGACGATGCCGAATTGCAAAACATCCGCTATTCGGGCAGTTTTAAAAGTATATCCAGTATAGATAAAGTTTTAAACCTTATAAAAGGTAATACAGCCATTAATTACACTATTGCAGGCAATACAATAAACATCACAAAAAACAATAAAAACTAA
- a CDS encoding RagB/SusD family nutrient uptake outer membrane protein — MKAKRYFSVLLLSVFALGACKKTFLDKPINGALEPQFLQTEAGAQELLVGAYAALDGQQGGDAAIGGGGSWEASPDNWIYGGVAGGDASKGSIAGDQQPIEPIMKYNPDASNGFFDSKWRADYEGISRTNNTIGITNKVATIAAATKTNIIAQARFLRAHYYFDLKKMFNNVPYLDEATTDINQPNTTDIWPKIEADFLYAYNNLPNTQANVGRANKWAAGAYLAKTYLYEHKYTEAKAVFDAVIAQGVTALGLKYALNEKFNDNFRTVTNNSAESVFAVQAAANSDPNGPSNANDGDMLNFPYGNSSPFSCCGFYQPSIELANHFRTNPATGLPYLDDYNSHALTTDMGVAAGDDFTPDDGTIDPRLDWTVGRRGIPYLDWGIHPGTDWVRDQQYGGPYSPIKNVYGQAEQSENGDNTSWAPGSGINVNLIRYADVLLMAAEVEAQLGNFNKAESYVNMVRSRAANTSGWVHNYKDNDNPTAGFTNTPAANYKVSVYPAGAFTGKDFALKAIYFERKIELAMEGHRFFDLVRWGIADTELNAYMAYESKFTNDVKGGKFLKGKSEYYPIPLIEIDLSAKGGSPVLKQNPGYH; from the coding sequence ATGAAAGCAAAAAGATATTTCAGCGTCCTGTTGCTTAGCGTTTTCGCGCTGGGTGCATGTAAAAAAACATTTCTTGATAAACCAATTAACGGCGCGCTCGAGCCTCAGTTTTTACAAACCGAAGCAGGTGCCCAGGAATTATTAGTAGGCGCCTACGCTGCCCTTGACGGCCAGCAGGGCGGCGATGCTGCCATAGGTGGTGGCGGCTCATGGGAGGCATCGCCCGATAACTGGATTTACGGCGGCGTGGCCGGCGGGGATGCTTCAAAGGGAAGTATTGCCGGCGATCAGCAGCCTATTGAGCCCATTATGAAGTATAATCCCGATGCCAGCAACGGTTTTTTTGACAGCAAATGGAGGGCCGATTATGAAGGGATTTCAAGAACCAACAATACCATTGGTATCACTAACAAAGTTGCCACTATTGCAGCAGCTACCAAAACAAACATTATAGCACAGGCCAGGTTTTTACGCGCCCATTACTATTTCGATCTGAAGAAGATGTTTAACAATGTGCCTTACCTTGACGAAGCCACCACAGATATTAACCAGCCCAATACAACAGATATATGGCCAAAAATTGAGGCCGATTTTCTGTATGCCTATAATAATTTGCCCAATACACAGGCTAATGTAGGCCGGGCCAACAAATGGGCGGCGGGAGCATATTTGGCAAAAACATATTTGTATGAGCATAAATATACCGAGGCCAAGGCTGTTTTTGATGCCGTTATTGCGCAGGGCGTAACCGCGTTGGGCTTAAAATATGCGTTAAACGAAAAATTTAATGATAATTTCAGAACGGTCACCAATAATAGCGCCGAGTCGGTTTTTGCTGTGCAGGCAGCCGCAAACAGTGATCCTAACGGGCCTTCAAATGCCAACGATGGCGATATGCTGAATTTTCCATATGGTAACAGCAGTCCGTTTAGTTGCTGTGGTTTTTATCAGCCGTCAATTGAGCTGGCCAACCATTTTCGTACCAACCCGGCTACCGGCTTGCCATACCTGGATGATTATAACAGCCATGCTTTAACAACCGATATGGGTGTAGCGGCAGGCGATGATTTTACACCTGATGACGGTACCATAGATCCCCGTCTTGATTGGACTGTTGGCCGCCGAGGCATACCATATCTTGATTGGGGTATCCACCCGGGCACCGATTGGGTACGCGATCAACAATACGGGGGCCCTTACTCGCCCATAAAAAATGTATATGGCCAGGCCGAGCAAAGTGAAAACGGGGATAACACTTCGTGGGCACCTGGTTCGGGTATTAATGTAAACCTTATTCGTTATGCCGATGTGCTATTGATGGCCGCCGAAGTTGAAGCCCAGCTGGGTAATTTTAATAAGGCTGAAAGTTATGTAAACATGGTGCGCAGCAGAGCGGCCAACACATCTGGATGGGTACACAACTATAAAGACAATGATAACCCTACCGCTGGTTTCACCAACACACCCGCTGCTAATTATAAAGTCAGCGTTTACCCTGCCGGTGCTTTTACAGGTAAAGACTTTGCGCTGAAAGCCATTTATTTTGAACGTAAAATTGAACTGGCAATGGAAGGGCACCGCTTTTTTGATTTAGTTAGGTGGGGTATTGCCGATACCGAGTTAAATGCCTATATGGCCTATGAAAGCAAGTTTACCAACGATGTTAAGGGAGGCAAATTTTTGAAAGGCAAAAGCGAATATTACCCCATTCCGCTTATTGAGATTGACTTAAGTGCCAAAGGCGGATCGCCGGTGCTTAAACAAAACCCGGGTTACCATTAA
- a CDS encoding RNA polymerase sigma-70 factor, protein MITSKTNTSITKLTQGDAGAFEVLFKLHYTRLTLFANRFVNDLPVAEEIVAEIFTDLWEKGHEVTFSTSVSSYLYKMAQNRCLNYLKHQKIENLYVDYLQKNNLLDEVRSAVENGYEEKELAHQIKAAINTLPEKCREIFVLSRFSDMKYKEIASKLNISPKTVERQVSIALEKLRQTLKHVSYLLMF, encoded by the coding sequence ATGATTACCTCAAAAACCAACACGTCAATAACAAAACTAACACAGGGCGACGCCGGCGCGTTTGAAGTTTTATTTAAACTTCATTATACCCGCCTTACGCTTTTCGCCAATCGTTTTGTGAATGATTTGCCGGTGGCCGAGGAGATAGTAGCCGAAATATTTACCGATTTGTGGGAGAAAGGTCATGAGGTTACGTTTTCAACATCGGTAAGCTCATACTTGTATAAAATGGCGCAAAACCGCTGCCTCAATTATTTGAAGCACCAGAAAATAGAAAATCTTTACGTTGACTACCTGCAAAAAAACAACCTGCTTGATGAAGTACGAAGCGCAGTTGAAAACGGGTACGAAGAAAAAGAACTGGCCCATCAAATAAAAGCAGCCATAAACACCCTCCCCGAAAAATGCCGTGAAATTTTTGTATTGAGTCGCTTTAGCGATATGAAGTATAAGGAAATTGCCAGCAAACTCAACATTTCGCCCAAAACGGTTGAACGCCAGGTGAGCATTGCCTTAGAGAAGTTAAGGCAAACCCTGAAGCATGTGAGTTATTTGTTAATGTTTTAG
- a CDS encoding HYC_CC_PP family protein, producing MLKKSGAVLLTMLYVVTVLGFALNLHYCGNYISSVKLNAPAVDCGMDKVAGKIKCCKNSHLQIKVKDVHQAEEASFLSQIFGFELPHLPFGNYSFFPQQPSLEKYFDRAPPDEPVQSLATFIKNCIFRI from the coding sequence ATGCTAAAAAAATCAGGAGCGGTATTATTGACTATGCTGTACGTTGTTACAGTATTAGGCTTTGCGCTTAACCTGCATTATTGCGGCAACTACATCTCATCTGTTAAATTGAACGCCCCTGCTGTTGACTGCGGCATGGATAAGGTTGCTGGCAAAATAAAATGCTGTAAAAACAGCCATTTACAGATAAAGGTTAAAGATGTACACCAGGCCGAAGAAGCATCCTTTTTAAGCCAAATATTTGGTTTTGAATTACCTCACCTTCCATTTGGCAATTATTCCTTTTTTCCGCAACAGCCCTCGCTCGAAAAGTATTTTGACCGCGCACCTCCCGATGAGCCGGTACAAAGTTTAGCAACTTTTATCAAAAATTGTATTTTCCGGATCTGA
- a CDS encoding acyltransferase family protein, producing MNTSSTRFLSLDVFRGMTLCFMIIVNTPGSGADAFAPLQHAAWHGFTPTDLVFPSFLFAVGNAMSFSMKRYIEMGNAAVLTKIFKRTLLIFLIGYLMYWFPFFNFDKGHFEFSPISHTRIFGVLQRIALCYCFASLMIHFLSKRSVIILSILFLVAYWIILLVFGDPLNPLSMTGNAGYYLDKLVLGADHMYHGEGKAFDPEGILSTLPAIVNVVVGYYAGKFIQQKGKGYDVISKMLLMGCLFIFIALCWNMVFPINKKLWSSPFVLITTGLDLVILSFLVYALEINDWNKGNWTRFFTILGKNPLPLYVLSETLVIFFYMFTVKGSSLYNWINTNIYQAIIPGAIGSLLFAISYMLICWLVGYLLDKKKIYIRV from the coding sequence ATGAACACATCATCGACACGATTTTTATCGCTGGATGTATTTAGAGGGATGACTTTATGTTTTATGATCATCGTGAATACACCAGGGAGCGGGGCTGATGCTTTTGCGCCCCTACAGCATGCAGCCTGGCATGGTTTCACCCCAACCGACCTGGTATTTCCCTCGTTTTTATTTGCGGTGGGCAACGCCATGAGCTTTTCGATGAAGCGCTATATCGAGATGGGTAATGCCGCCGTACTTACCAAGATATTTAAACGCACGCTACTGATATTTTTAATAGGATACCTCATGTATTGGTTCCCTTTCTTCAATTTTGATAAAGGGCACTTTGAGTTTTCGCCGATAAGCCATACCCGTATTTTCGGGGTATTGCAGCGTATCGCGTTGTGTTACTGTTTTGCGTCGCTCATGATCCATTTTTTATCAAAGCGTTCGGTCATTATTTTATCCATCTTGTTCCTGGTAGCTTATTGGATTATCCTGCTTGTTTTTGGCGATCCGCTAAACCCGTTAAGTATGACCGGAAACGCTGGCTATTACCTGGATAAGCTTGTACTTGGCGCCGATCATATGTACCATGGCGAAGGAAAAGCATTTGATCCTGAAGGTATCCTGAGCACCTTGCCGGCTATTGTAAACGTGGTTGTTGGCTACTACGCCGGCAAATTCATTCAGCAAAAAGGTAAAGGGTACGATGTGATATCAAAAATGCTGCTCATGGGCTGCCTGTTCATCTTTATTGCCCTATGCTGGAATATGGTGTTCCCTATTAACAAAAAGCTATGGAGCAGCCCGTTTGTACTGATAACCACCGGCCTTGATCTGGTGATCCTGTCATTCCTGGTATATGCCCTGGAGATTAATGATTGGAACAAAGGCAACTGGACAAGGTTTTTTACCATCTTGGGTAAAAATCCACTACCACTTTATGTACTGTCAGAAACTTTAGTGATTTTCTTTTACATGTTTACTGTAAAGGGTAGCAGTTTATATAATTGGATAAATACCAATATTTACCAGGCTATAATACCCGGTGCAATAGGCTCATTGCTGTTTGCCATAAGCTATATGCTTATTTGCTGGCTTGTGGGTTACCTGCTGGATAAAAAGAAGATTTATATCCGCGTGTAA
- a CDS encoding Txe/YoeB family addiction module toxin: MRIGFSDQAWEDYLYWQTTDKSILRKINALVKDIERTPFEGSGKPEPLKHNLAGLWCRRINLEHCLVYKIDNGSIHIHQSHYHY, translated from the coding sequence GTGAGAATCGGTTTTTCCGATCAGGCCTGGGAAGATTATCTATATTGGCAGACTACCGATAAATCCATTTTAAGAAAAATAAATGCTTTAGTAAAAGATATAGAAAGAACTCCATTTGAAGGTTCTGGCAAACCAGAGCCGTTAAAGCATAATTTAGCGGGTTTGTGGTGTCGACGGATAAATTTAGAACATTGCCTTGTATACAAAATTGACAACGGATCAATTCATATCCATCAATCCCACTATCATTACTAA
- a CDS encoding heavy-metal-associated domain-containing protein, with translation MKTLKIFIIIFSLSATVAKAQFTKAELQVSGLTCALCAKSTEKALRTLPFIGDIKTDLIRNTYLITFKNDVPVNFELMSKKVQGSGFSVNSLKATYNFDNTKVADNNFSYGGDTYKLLNPANKPTSGTVNVTVVDQGFAPKSVSKKYLGQVTDAAPSSGRVYHLAI, from the coding sequence ATGAAAACGCTTAAAATATTCATCATTATATTTTCTCTTTCTGCTACCGTTGCAAAAGCTCAGTTTACCAAAGCTGAATTACAGGTTAGCGGGCTTACCTGCGCCCTTTGCGCCAAATCAACAGAAAAAGCACTCCGCACCCTGCCTTTTATAGGCGACATTAAAACCGACCTGATCCGCAATACTTACCTTATCACCTTTAAAAACGATGTGCCTGTAAATTTTGAGTTAATGAGCAAAAAAGTACAAGGCTCGGGATTTTCGGTAAACAGCTTGAAAGCCACTTACAACTTTGATAACACCAAAGTAGCCGATAACAATTTCAGCTACGGAGGCGATACCTACAAGCTACTTAATCCTGCCAATAAACCAACCAGCGGTACAGTTAATGTTACCGTTGTTGATCAGGGATTTGCGCCAAAATCGGTATCAAAAAAATACCTGGGTCAGGTAACAGATGCAGCACCTTCTTCCGGCCGTGTTTATCATTTAGCCATATAA
- a CDS encoding TonB-dependent receptor, whose amino-acid sequence MQIHAAAFSQNVYNFNVNNISVKQMFKQIEKSSKYTVFYRLDQVNIDKKINVELQNASIETVMKDVLKNQQLTFQVVDNIIIIKPADGKTIATVTVTGTVTDAAGLPLPGVSIKLKGSTLGTVTNIDGKYSLTLPDGTGILLFNFLGFTPQEVPIGGQTVVNVKLVEESKALNEVVVVGYTTQKKKDLTGAVAVVNVKDLNKQASSSVNSQLQGQASGVTVTGSGQPGEEPQVHIRGFNTFGDNTPLYVVDGMETYDVSTLNPNDVESLQVLKDASSASIYGARAANGVIIITTKRGKGKVSIQYDAYYGSQVPKGGNVWHTLNPQQTADLQLMAEKNSGITDFTDPLYNPTGANSKFTLPDYITPAGAKEGSPAVDPSKYYVNPLYTSPDDYNNFYRITRANKAGTDWYHELFKSAPITSHNVTLSGSSDQASYLFSLNYFNQQGTLIDTYLKRYTLRSNTTFNITKHIRVGENLAYSITKNPKVSTNNPDGVIAMGLREQPIIPVYDIKGNYAGSYGTGLGDANNPVAIQQRSKVSGATDYRLLGNMFAEADIVKGLTLRTSFGGDITNGNDHYFNYPTYENVENSQTNSYGEDSYSNYTYNWTNTLTYQKLFGKHSFNVVVGTESVETYNSGQGGSIQGFFNFDPDYVNLSTGTTNKNIYSGKSATSLFSEFARLDYIFDNKYLFNATIRRDGSSKFPVTQRYGYFPAFSAGWRISQESFLKEVKWLTDLKVRGGWGIMGNQINMGAKDAFTTFNTNIGQSYYPLDGNAALLPGFYQDQIANPNALWEKDINSNFGFDATLLNGKVAITADYYRKDIKDLLYAAKQLGTAGNGNVPAQNVGKMKTDGLDISVTTNLNVNKELSFSATGTLTTYNNKILKVSDDRDYFSGDATSRFDGPITRSAVGHSLGEFYGYQVDGFWNSQAQIDAADAGAQKISGDPNAVYQSDTKVGRFKYKDVNGDGVITDADRTFIGNPNPKFTTGLNLSVNYKNFDASVFLYGSFGNKLWNSVKYWRDFYASYGTAKSYTALNDSWTPTHQNAKAPIQELDASTSSGATPNSYFVENGTYVRMRNAQIGYTFKIPGLKKAGVQKLRIYVSATNLFTLTGYSGIDPELSGNTKDFGIDEGSYASPRTFLFGVNFSL is encoded by the coding sequence ATGCAAATACACGCAGCTGCTTTTTCGCAAAACGTTTACAACTTTAATGTAAACAATATATCTGTTAAACAGATGTTTAAGCAGATTGAAAAAAGCAGCAAGTACACGGTTTTTTACCGGCTGGACCAGGTTAACATTGATAAAAAAATTAATGTTGAATTGCAAAACGCCAGTATTGAAACCGTGATGAAGGATGTGCTTAAAAATCAGCAGCTCACCTTCCAGGTGGTTGATAATATCATTATTATTAAACCGGCCGATGGCAAAACTATAGCAACAGTTACAGTAACCGGTACCGTTACAGATGCCGCGGGGCTTCCTCTACCCGGTGTAAGCATAAAACTTAAAGGCAGTACATTAGGAACAGTAACCAATATCGACGGAAAATATAGCCTTACATTGCCCGATGGCACAGGCATACTCCTGTTTAACTTTTTAGGCTTTACACCACAGGAGGTGCCCATTGGCGGCCAAACAGTGGTAAACGTAAAGCTTGTTGAAGAATCAAAAGCGCTGAACGAGGTTGTAGTGGTTGGTTATACTACTCAAAAGAAGAAAGACCTTACCGGTGCCGTAGCGGTAGTAAATGTTAAGGATTTGAATAAACAAGCTTCGTCATCAGTTAACAGCCAGTTACAGGGGCAGGCATCGGGTGTTACAGTAACCGGATCGGGCCAGCCGGGCGAAGAGCCACAGGTACACATCAGGGGTTTTAATACGTTTGGCGATAACACCCCTTTGTACGTGGTTGATGGCATGGAAACCTATGATGTAAGTACCCTTAACCCAAATGATGTTGAATCGTTACAGGTGTTAAAGGATGCAAGTTCAGCTTCAATATACGGGGCAAGGGCTGCAAACGGGGTTATCATCATTACCACCAAAAGGGGCAAGGGCAAAGTGAGCATTCAGTATGATGCTTATTACGGTTCGCAGGTACCCAAGGGAGGCAATGTTTGGCATACCTTAAATCCGCAGCAAACGGCCGACCTTCAGCTAATGGCCGAAAAAAATTCGGGAATAACAGATTTTACCGACCCGCTTTATAACCCTACCGGGGCAAATTCAAAATTTACACTGCCAGATTATATTACTCCTGCCGGCGCAAAAGAGGGAAGCCCGGCGGTTGATCCGTCGAAATATTACGTTAATCCGTTGTATACATCGCCAGATGACTATAATAACTTTTACCGTATAACGAGGGCGAATAAAGCAGGTACCGACTGGTATCACGAACTATTCAAATCGGCCCCGATAACAAGTCATAACGTAACCTTAAGCGGAAGCAGCGACCAGGCGAGCTACCTGTTCTCGCTCAATTATTTTAACCAGCAGGGAACATTGATTGATACTTATTTAAAACGGTACACCTTACGCTCAAATACTACATTTAATATTACCAAGCATATCCGCGTAGGCGAAAACCTGGCTTACTCTATTACTAAAAACCCTAAAGTAAGCACAAACAATCCCGATGGTGTTATTGCCATGGGTTTAAGGGAGCAGCCAATTATTCCGGTATATGATATTAAAGGGAACTACGCCGGCAGTTATGGCACCGGCTTAGGCGATGCCAACAACCCGGTGGCCATACAGCAACGTTCAAAGGTAAGCGGCGCTACAGATTACCGCCTGTTGGGTAATATGTTTGCCGAAGCGGATATAGTTAAAGGGCTAACCCTGCGTACCAGTTTTGGCGGCGACATCACCAACGGTAATGACCATTACTTTAATTACCCAACCTACGAAAATGTCGAAAATTCGCAAACCAACAGTTATGGCGAAGATTCATACAGTAATTACACCTACAACTGGACAAACACCCTTACCTATCAAAAGCTATTCGGAAAACACAGTTTTAATGTGGTAGTAGGTACCGAATCTGTAGAAACATACAACAGCGGGCAAGGGGGCAGCATACAAGGCTTTTTTAACTTCGACCCAGATTATGTTAACCTGTCTACAGGCACCACCAACAAAAATATTTACAGTGGCAAAAGTGCCACCTCGCTTTTCTCGGAGTTTGCCCGCCTTGATTATATTTTTGATAATAAATACCTGTTTAACGCTACCATTCGCCGCGATGGATCTTCTAAATTCCCGGTAACCCAGCGTTATGGCTACTTCCCGGCTTTTAGTGCCGGCTGGCGTATTTCGCAGGAAAGCTTTTTGAAAGAAGTAAAATGGCTTACCGATTTGAAAGTGAGAGGTGGCTGGGGTATTATGGGTAACCAGATTAACATGGGGGCCAAAGATGCCTTTACTACGTTTAATACCAATATAGGCCAGTCATACTATCCTTTAGATGGTAATGCTGCGTTGCTGCCAGGTTTTTACCAGGATCAGATAGCCAACCCCAACGCATTGTGGGAAAAAGATATCAACTCCAACTTTGGTTTTGATGCTACCCTCCTTAACGGAAAAGTAGCCATAACCGCCGATTATTACCGTAAAGACATTAAAGACCTTTTATATGCAGCCAAGCAATTGGGTACTGCCGGTAATGGTAATGTGCCTGCACAAAACGTAGGCAAAATGAAAACAGACGGGTTAGATATATCTGTAACAACTAATTTAAATGTAAATAAGGAGCTAAGCTTTAGTGCCACAGGAACCTTAACAACCTATAATAACAAAATATTAAAAGTATCTGATGACAGGGACTATTTTTCGGGCGATGCCACCAGCCGCTTTGACGGCCCGATAACCAGGAGTGCCGTAGGCCACTCATTGGGCGAATTTTATGGTTACCAGGTAGATGGTTTCTGGAATAGCCAGGCACAAATTGATGCGGCCGATGCCGGTGCTCAAAAAATAAGCGGCGACCCTAATGCTGTTTATCAATCAGATACTAAAGTTGGCCGCTTTAAGTATAAAGATGTTAACGGCGATGGTGTAATTACCGATGCCGACCGCACATTTATCGGTAACCCTAACCCTAAATTTACAACAGGTTTAAACCTGAGCGTAAATTATAAAAACTTTGACGCCAGTGTATTTCTTTACGGCTCGTTTGGCAATAAGTTGTGGAACAGTGTTAAATACTGGCGAGACTTTTATGCCTCATACGGAACTGCCAAAAGCTATACTGCGCTTAATGATTCATGGACGCCAACGCATCAAAACGCAAAAGCGCCTATACAGGAGTTGGATGCATCGACAAGCAGTGGCGCAACGCCAAATTCCTATTTTGTTGAAAACGGTACCTACGTGAGGATGCGCAACGCGCAAATTGGTTACACCTTCAAAATTCCTGGTCTTAAAAAAGCAGGCGTTCAAAAATTAAGGATCTACGTATCAGCAACCAACCTGTTCACATTAACCGGTTACAGCGGCATCGATCCGGAATTGAGCGGCAATACCAAAGATTTTGGTATTGATGAGGGTAGCTACGCCAGTCCACGTACATTTTTATTCGGAGTAAATTTTTCATTATAA